In Pseudobdellovibrio exovorus JSS, the genomic stretch TTTATTGCCTGTGCTACCAGTATGTACAACATTTGGCATATTCCTGACTTTTTTAAAGAGTGGGTCGAAATGGATTATGTTCAAGAGAGCGGCTTTTGTGTGAATATCCTTACCGTTCCGGACTATCTTTCTGCACAAGTCCTACCACCTGACATAAAACTACAAGTAACAGAAAAAACCAATTCCCTTATTCAAGATTTCATTAGACCAAAATTCGGATTGAATTCAATTTCAGAGAAAAGATTCGCAGCGGCTTTGGAGTTTATGAATCAAAAAGATGAGTCCCAAAAAATATCTGCTTTTTTTAAATATAATCAAAAGTTGGACTTATCACGTAAGGAAAGTTTCTTTGATGTTTTCCCAGAACTCATATCTTTAAAGACGTATACTAATTAGATTTCTTTTCTTTATTGTTTAAGTGATGTGTAAATATCTTATCAATACCAGATACCTTACCACACATATTTACACAGTACTCTAAACGCCCCTCTAACATACTCGGTTTAGCCCATGAATCGGCGAACAGGCGATCTAAATGGCCTGCCGCTAAGATTTCTTTAAGAGAGCTTTTATTCAAATCGAAATGTTCCCATCCATACTCTTCCATATGGTGATGTAACTGTAGAGCAGGATCATCCGTAAAAACCGCATTTAATTGAGATCCAACATAGCAACAGGGGAACACTCTACCAAAATTATCGACAAAAATTTCTTTCGCCTGTGGCCCTATTTTCGACTTACAATTAATCTGACAAGAGTCAGCCCCCACGGCCTTGTCCTTTTTACGTCTATTTCTATAAAAGTCTGATACTAATTTACTATAGTTATATTCGTTTGCTTTTCTTGCTTTCAAATCTTTGTATTGATCCGGCTTAAATGTTTTTTCATAAGGGGGAAGCTGACCTTGAGGATTTTCTAAGTTTCTATTCTCTGGTCGAACAGGTGCTTCAATCCAATAATCGACCTGTCCCTCTGCATTCACAGCAGGCATAGGAATAAGATTAACCCCATCATCTACGCCCACAGCCTTTTTAGGTACAAACTCTTGGAATCCCATACTTTTGCTAAGTTGCATCGCCTCATCAATTTGATGTTCGTTATGTTTAAAAATTAAAAAATCCCAATACGCTTTTCCTCCTGCACTAATAAATGCAGTGGCATTTGCCATAAGATCTTCCCATACTACTTTTCGTCGGTATAAATGGTTTGTATCCTGTAAACCATCTAT encodes the following:
- a CDS encoding radical SAM protein; its protein translation is MFWSSEQINQIHIELTNVCNAACPVCLRFYRNSPLLRPDLTLGQITLEKFQQYFPSEILKQCRLALFCGVHGDPSVARDTLEIFQYIANSSENIIVRMNTNGGARKPEWWYELGKLFASRADKEWHVTFSIDGLQDTNHLYRRKVVWEDLMANATAFISAGGKAYWDFLIFKHNEHQIDEAMQLSKSMGFQEFVPKKAVGVDDGVNLIPMPAVNAEGQVDYWIEAPVRPENRNLENPQGQLPPYEKTFKPDQYKDLKARKANEYNYSKLVSDFYRNRRKKDKAVGADSCQINCKSKIGPQAKEIFVDNFGRVFPCCYVGSQLNAVFTDDPALQLHHHMEEYGWEHFDLNKSSLKEILAAGHLDRLFADSWAKPSMLEGRLEYCVNMCGKVSGIDKIFTHHLNNKEKKSN